Proteins found in one Fulvitalea axinellae genomic segment:
- a CDS encoding DUF1800 domain-containing protein — translation MHKPSSQADKATVSKLLARAVLGADLELIDSVTRKGYSNWVDEQLKRPVQISFQKTTEEIWDYFRNAYIKKWGRGKVVGNDQVQPYWFYWRMAWWHNIMNTDDQLRQRATLALSEIFVISEKSNLELSGPGLANYYDMLSKHAFGNYRDLLFDVTMHPMMGVYLSHMNNGKTDKAKNLHPDENYAREIMQLFSIGLYELNTDGTRKKDAKGNDIPTYDNNDIKEFAKIFTGFAPASYQYAWGGFEGYSVEWANEYNYLVPTINTTDPMQLMEQWHEPGKKHLLRNTAVPAGQTALQDINAAIDNLFHHPNVGPFIGKLLIQRLVTSNPSKGYVKRVAEAFNDNGKGERGDMGHVFRSILLDPEALSEKSLSDPTFGKVREPLLRATQALKAFKASNESGKFWFWGHRLEKTVEQSILASPTVFNFFLPDHQPNGPIADNDLVSPEMQIHNSATSIDYINLMYEWFYAHSPLMVTTVPSSRKIEAPETDNPVRLRKEDRVSFDFSTETALAKQPEALLDHLDILLAGGQLSDKTKKTIIQSLKPFKGDDNIVARTAAFMVMISPDYAIQK, via the coding sequence ATGCATAAACCCTCCTCACAAGCAGACAAGGCTACTGTATCAAAGCTCCTTGCCCGAGCAGTTCTGGGCGCCGACCTGGAACTGATAGATTCCGTAACCCGCAAAGGGTATTCGAACTGGGTGGACGAACAGCTGAAGCGCCCCGTCCAGATATCTTTCCAGAAAACGACGGAAGAGATCTGGGACTATTTCAGAAACGCGTATATCAAAAAATGGGGGCGCGGCAAAGTGGTCGGCAATGATCAGGTACAGCCCTACTGGTTCTATTGGCGCATGGCCTGGTGGCACAATATAATGAATACGGATGACCAGCTTAGGCAAAGGGCGACACTGGCCCTGAGCGAAATCTTCGTTATCTCCGAAAAATCGAACCTTGAGCTTAGCGGTCCCGGCCTGGCCAACTATTACGATATGCTATCGAAGCACGCTTTCGGCAATTACCGCGACTTGCTTTTCGACGTGACCATGCACCCGATGATGGGCGTATACCTCAGCCATATGAACAACGGCAAGACTGACAAGGCCAAAAACCTGCATCCCGACGAGAACTACGCCCGCGAGATCATGCAGCTTTTCTCTATCGGCCTGTATGAGCTGAACACGGACGGAACCCGGAAAAAGGATGCGAAAGGAAACGACATCCCCACTTACGACAACAACGACATTAAGGAATTCGCTAAAATATTCACGGGCTTCGCTCCGGCCTCGTACCAATATGCCTGGGGAGGTTTCGAAGGTTATTCGGTGGAGTGGGCCAACGAATACAACTACTTGGTGCCGACCATCAACACCACCGACCCGATGCAACTGATGGAACAATGGCACGAACCGGGAAAGAAACACCTGCTCCGGAACACCGCCGTCCCCGCCGGCCAAACGGCGCTTCAAGACATAAACGCGGCCATCGACAATCTCTTCCATCATCCGAATGTCGGGCCGTTTATAGGGAAGCTGTTGATCCAACGATTGGTGACTTCCAACCCTTCCAAAGGATACGTAAAGCGGGTAGCCGAAGCCTTTAACGACAACGGAAAAGGCGAACGCGGCGATATGGGGCATGTCTTCAGAAGCATATTGCTCGATCCGGAAGCGCTTTCCGAAAAAAGTCTTTCCGATCCTACTTTCGGAAAAGTCCGGGAGCCGTTATTGCGGGCTACGCAGGCCCTGAAAGCTTTCAAAGCCTCCAACGAATCGGGCAAATTCTGGTTTTGGGGACACCGCCTCGAAAAAACCGTGGAACAGAGCATTCTCGCCTCGCCTACCGTTTTCAATTTCTTTCTTCCGGACCACCAACCCAACGGCCCCATCGCCGATAACGATTTGGTATCGCCGGAAATGCAAATACACAATTCGGCTACGTCGATCGACTACATCAACCTGATGTACGAATGGTTTTACGCCCACAGCCCCCTGATGGTAACTACCGTGCCTTCCTCAAGGAAAATCGAGGCGCCGGAGACTGACAATCCTGTCAGATTGCGGAAAGAGGACCGTGTCTCTTTCGATTTCTCTACGGAAACGGCTTTGGCCAAACAGCCGGAAGCGCTCCTTGATCATCTCGACATCCTTTTGGCCGGAGGCCAACTGAGCGACAAGACCAAGAAAACGATCATCCAATCTCTCAAACCTTTCAAAGGCGACGACAATATCGTGGCCAGAACAGCGGCTTTTATGGTGATGATCTCGCCAGATTACGCCATCCAAAAGTAA
- a CDS encoding RagB/SusD family nutrient uptake outer membrane protein, with translation MRKYIGIRYLAFLLIFGLGSCKDYLDVVPDNLATLDNAFTDRFNAEKFLLTCYSYLPGSTSLGGNPAMVAGDELILPSEFSNNNGPSISRGFQSATDPIMNYWNGSKGGTNLHIAIRDCNIFLERIEAVPDIQPFELKKWVAEVKFLKAYYHFYLIRLYGPIHIIDKNLPIDASIDDVKLHRDPLPECFKYVVDLMDESVEDLPVLIQNEVTELGRITKPIALAMKARVLLTWASPLFNGNPELSDVVDENGVKIFGDTPDPTLWEKAKEAYAEAIEVADQAGFKLYEKSDYRTVYDVSETTKEVAALRNRLASDWNTEVIWGLNKGTSSRELQRISHPRLDAYSGNPVRQYLGVSLRVAEQYYSKNGVPINEDKAFDFENRFSRKEAGPEHKLHIREGQETARLHFDREPRFYADLAFDRGIWYGNGRFEKESESWWVRARKGEVSSAANRGEYSATGYWPKKFVNIESEINANGTTFGSIPFPFPMVRLAELYLGMAEAINEAEGPANAYQWIDKVRTRAGLGGVVESWRDHSSTPDKPATKEGFREILQRERLIELAFENHRFYDLRRWKVAPQYLNGPIKGWNINAEDAAGYYQVQNLYNQSFGLRDYFWPIKESELQFNAKLIQNPGW, from the coding sequence ATGAGAAAATATATTGGAATTAGATATTTGGCGTTTTTACTGATCTTCGGATTAGGCTCATGCAAAGATTATCTGGATGTGGTTCCCGATAACCTGGCTACTCTGGATAACGCTTTTACAGACAGGTTCAACGCCGAAAAGTTTTTGCTGACCTGCTATTCCTATTTGCCGGGTAGCACAAGCCTGGGCGGCAACCCGGCGATGGTGGCCGGCGACGAACTGATTCTCCCATCGGAATTTTCGAATAACAATGGTCCCTCGATTTCCAGAGGGTTCCAGAGCGCCACGGATCCGATTATGAACTATTGGAACGGCAGTAAAGGCGGGACAAACCTTCATATAGCTATCCGCGACTGCAATATTTTTCTGGAAAGAATCGAGGCCGTTCCCGATATACAGCCGTTTGAGCTGAAAAAGTGGGTGGCCGAAGTCAAATTTCTGAAAGCCTACTATCATTTTTATTTGATCAGGCTTTACGGGCCAATCCATATCATCGACAAGAATTTGCCTATTGACGCCTCGATTGACGATGTGAAACTGCACCGCGATCCGTTGCCGGAATGCTTCAAATATGTTGTCGATCTGATGGACGAATCCGTGGAGGATTTGCCTGTCCTTATCCAAAACGAGGTTACGGAACTTGGCCGGATCACTAAACCGATAGCTCTGGCGATGAAAGCCCGGGTGTTGTTGACATGGGCAAGCCCGCTTTTCAACGGAAATCCCGAATTGTCGGATGTAGTGGACGAAAACGGGGTCAAGATTTTCGGTGACACGCCGGATCCTACGCTTTGGGAAAAAGCAAAAGAGGCTTACGCCGAAGCTATTGAAGTGGCTGACCAAGCGGGCTTTAAGCTGTATGAAAAAAGCGATTACCGTACGGTTTACGATGTGTCGGAGACTACTAAGGAGGTTGCCGCTTTGCGTAATCGCCTCGCTTCCGATTGGAATACGGAAGTGATTTGGGGGCTGAACAAAGGGACAAGCTCACGGGAATTGCAGAGAATCAGCCACCCGCGTCTCGATGCGTATTCGGGCAATCCTGTAAGGCAATATCTCGGGGTTTCCCTTCGGGTCGCCGAGCAGTATTACTCCAAAAACGGGGTGCCGATCAACGAGGACAAAGCTTTTGATTTCGAAAACCGCTTTTCCAGAAAAGAAGCCGGTCCCGAGCACAAACTGCATATCCGGGAAGGGCAAGAAACGGCGCGACTGCACTTTGACCGTGAGCCTCGTTTCTATGCCGACTTGGCTTTTGACCGCGGTATTTGGTACGGTAACGGCCGTTTTGAGAAAGAAAGCGAATCGTGGTGGGTGCGCGCCCGCAAAGGCGAGGTGTCTTCCGCCGCCAACCGTGGCGAATATTCGGCTACGGGATATTGGCCCAAGAAATTTGTGAATATCGAAAGCGAAATCAACGCCAACGGCACCACGTTCGGAAGTATTCCGTTCCCGTTTCCTATGGTTCGTTTGGCCGAACTGTATTTGGGGATGGCCGAAGCGATTAACGAGGCTGAAGGCCCCGCGAACGCTTATCAGTGGATTGATAAGGTACGGACCAGAGCGGGGCTCGGGGGAGTTGTCGAAAGTTGGAGAGACCATTCCTCCACTCCGGATAAACCCGCTACAAAAGAGGGTTTCCGTGAAATTCTTCAGCGTGAGCGCCTGATCGAATTGGCTTTTGAGAATCACAGGTTCTATGATCTGAGACGCTGGAAAGTCGCTCCGCAGTACTTGAACGGACCGATAAAAGGCTGGAACATTAACGCCGAGGACGCCGCGGGTTATTATCAGGTGCAAAACCTCTATAACCAATCGTTTGGCTTGCGCGATTATTTTTGGCCGATCAAAGAATCGGAGTTGCAGTTCAACGCCAAGTTAATCCAGAATCCGGGATGGTAA
- a CDS encoding TonB-dependent receptor — MHLRIFYLMRMSYYYFRQGVLLLLCLWVMAAFSFDTVAQSYASATARETNQDRVSFRQAVRMLKTKKGYSVFIKDKLLKSKANLSVDSPEGKELKSYLYELSRVAELKFKLVDGTIYVTEREVAAKQDQGFLLAGRVIDNSGEGLPGATIKVVGETRGVITDMEGGFSLKVRLGNKLEVSYVGYESQTFTVKDKKKLLVTLEEQAQQLEGVQVVAFAEQKKESVLASVTTVKPSELKVPSSNLTTALAGRMSGVIAYQRSGEPGEDNAEFFIRGVTTFGYKKDPLILIDNVEVTSSDLSRLQPDDIASFSIMKDATATALYGARGANGVVLVTTKEGREGKANVSVRFENSISMPTEKLELADPITYMKLHNESVRTRNPLGLLPYSPEKIDKTIAGTNPELYPTTNWRDELFKDYTMNQRFNFNISGGGKVTRYYLAGTINQDNGILNVDKKSDFNNNIDLKRYTLRSNINIDVTQSTEVIIRFNGSFDDYTGPIDGGKDLYLKAIRSNPVLFKPYYQPTEELRYKNHLLFGNFGAGNYLNPYADMVKGYKDYTKTKIAAQVEIKQDLSMITEGLSLRLLGSTDRYSDFDVKRFYNPYYYSAFMNPVTNSFELNPINPETGTEFLGYDEGDKKISTSIYLQGMALYTKDIGMDHNVSGLLVYTMRESMAGNAGNLQKSLPNRNMGVSGRFTYAFKDRYFTEFNFGYNGSERFSQDERFGFFPSVGAGWTVSEEGFMSGISNTVTKLRLKATYGLVGNDAIGRQDDRFFYLSQVNLNDDKKSIGFGSRFSYGKPGVSIQRYANDQITWETARKFNFGIELGLFDALEFQADYFTEERSNILMDRVQLASLGLQAQSRANIGVAASSGIDLSLDYKKFFSNGFWITGRANFTYAASEFKEVEEPDYSATPWLSKIGRSLGQRWGLVAERLFVDQKEVDNSPEQTFGRYTGGDIKYRDINGDGKISDLDKVPLGNPESPEIVYGFGVSLGYKSVDFSCFFQGLANETFWIDTYKTAPFIHYNDQNIGWDDNVITNNALLKVYADSHWSEEDRNLYATWPRLSDEPINNNMQRSTWFMRDGSFMRLKSLEVGYSFPEKLMERWRMKKLRVYLSGVNLMTFSNFKLWDPEMGGNGLGYPVQKVLNAGIQLNF; from the coding sequence ATGCATTTGAGAATTTTTTACCTAATGCGTATGAGCTATTATTACTTTCGACAAGGGGTTTTGCTCTTGTTGTGCCTTTGGGTCATGGCGGCTTTCAGCTTTGACACGGTGGCGCAGTCTTACGCCTCGGCCACAGCCCGGGAGACCAACCAAGACAGGGTCTCTTTTCGGCAGGCGGTACGGATGCTAAAGACAAAAAAGGGCTACTCCGTTTTTATTAAAGACAAATTGCTGAAGAGCAAAGCCAACCTTTCGGTGGATTCGCCGGAGGGCAAGGAGCTGAAATCTTATCTCTACGAACTCTCCAGAGTTGCCGAGCTGAAGTTCAAACTTGTTGACGGCACCATTTACGTCACAGAGCGGGAAGTGGCCGCTAAACAAGACCAAGGTTTTTTGCTGGCGGGCCGAGTGATCGACAACAGCGGAGAGGGCTTGCCCGGCGCCACTATCAAAGTGGTGGGCGAAACCCGAGGCGTGATCACGGATATGGAAGGCGGTTTCTCCCTGAAAGTCAGGCTGGGAAATAAGCTGGAAGTCAGTTATGTGGGTTACGAATCGCAGACTTTTACGGTAAAGGACAAGAAAAAGCTTCTGGTAACACTTGAAGAGCAAGCCCAACAGCTTGAGGGCGTGCAGGTAGTGGCTTTCGCCGAACAAAAGAAGGAAAGCGTACTGGCTTCGGTGACTACGGTGAAGCCATCGGAACTGAAAGTGCCGTCCAGTAACCTGACCACGGCATTGGCGGGACGTATGTCCGGCGTTATCGCTTATCAGCGTAGTGGGGAGCCCGGCGAGGATAACGCCGAGTTCTTTATCCGCGGTGTCACCACTTTCGGTTATAAGAAGGACCCGTTGATCCTGATTGATAACGTGGAGGTGACTTCCTCGGACCTAAGCCGTCTGCAGCCTGACGATATCGCCAGTTTTTCGATTATGAAAGACGCCACGGCCACGGCGCTATACGGAGCCCGCGGAGCCAACGGCGTGGTGTTGGTCACCACTAAGGAAGGGCGAGAAGGTAAAGCCAACGTTTCGGTGAGGTTTGAGAACTCCATCTCTATGCCCACCGAAAAGCTGGAACTGGCGGACCCCATCACGTATATGAAACTGCACAACGAGTCTGTGCGTACGCGTAACCCGCTGGGGCTTTTGCCTTATTCACCGGAAAAGATTGACAAGACCATCGCCGGTACGAATCCGGAACTTTATCCGACCACCAATTGGCGTGACGAGCTGTTCAAGGATTATACGATGAACCAGCGCTTTAACTTCAATATAAGTGGCGGGGGTAAAGTGACGCGCTATTATTTGGCGGGAACGATAAATCAGGATAACGGTATCCTGAACGTGGACAAGAAGAGCGATTTCAACAACAATATCGACCTGAAACGATACACCTTGCGCTCCAATATCAATATTGACGTGACGCAAAGTACGGAGGTGATCATCCGTTTCAACGGCTCTTTCGACGATTACACGGGCCCGATTGACGGCGGAAAAGACCTTTACCTGAAAGCGATTCGTTCGAACCCGGTTTTGTTCAAGCCTTATTATCAACCCACGGAAGAGTTGCGTTATAAAAACCACCTGCTTTTCGGCAACTTCGGAGCGGGCAATTACCTGAATCCTTACGCAGACATGGTGAAAGGATATAAGGATTACACCAAAACGAAAATAGCGGCGCAGGTGGAGATCAAACAAGACCTGAGCATGATTACCGAAGGCCTTTCTTTACGCCTTCTCGGTAGCACCGACCGTTATTCCGATTTTGACGTAAAGCGCTTTTATAATCCGTACTATTATTCGGCGTTTATGAATCCGGTAACCAATAGCTTTGAGCTGAATCCGATTAATCCGGAGACAGGAACTGAGTTTTTGGGCTATGACGAAGGGGATAAGAAGATTTCAACTAGTATTTACCTGCAAGGCATGGCGCTTTATACCAAAGACATTGGTATGGACCACAACGTAAGTGGGCTTTTGGTATATACCATGCGCGAGTCTATGGCCGGGAATGCGGGTAATCTTCAAAAGTCCTTGCCAAACCGGAATATGGGTGTTTCCGGACGTTTTACTTACGCATTCAAAGACCGCTATTTTACGGAATTCAACTTTGGGTACAATGGTTCGGAGCGTTTCTCGCAAGACGAGCGTTTCGGTTTTTTCCCATCGGTGGGCGCGGGCTGGACGGTATCTGAAGAAGGTTTTATGAGTGGCATATCCAACACCGTTACCAAGTTGCGTCTGAAGGCCACTTACGGCCTGGTGGGTAACGATGCGATAGGTAGGCAAGACGACCGTTTCTTCTATCTTTCGCAAGTTAATCTGAACGACGACAAAAAAAGCATAGGATTCGGTAGCCGTTTTAGTTACGGCAAGCCGGGCGTGTCTATCCAGCGTTACGCTAATGATCAGATTACTTGGGAAACGGCGCGGAAATTCAATTTTGGAATTGAGCTTGGGCTGTTTGACGCTTTGGAATTTCAAGCCGATTATTTTACCGAGGAAAGAAGCAATATCCTGATGGACAGGGTACAGCTGGCGAGTCTCGGCTTGCAAGCGCAGTCTAGAGCCAATATTGGTGTGGCGGCCAGTAGCGGAATCGATCTTTCGTTGGATTATAAAAAGTTCTTCAGCAACGGGTTCTGGATTACGGGCCGGGCCAATTTCACCTATGCCGCTTCGGAGTTCAAAGAAGTGGAAGAGCCGGATTATTCGGCTACGCCTTGGCTTTCCAAAATCGGCAGGTCGCTTGGACAAAGGTGGGGCTTGGTGGCCGAACGTCTTTTTGTCGACCAAAAAGAGGTTGACAACTCTCCTGAGCAGACTTTCGGCAGGTATACTGGCGGAGATATAAAATACCGCGACATCAACGGCGACGGCAAAATCTCGGACCTTGACAAAGTGCCTCTTGGCAATCCCGAATCCCCTGAAATTGTATATGGGTTCGGTGTTTCGCTCGGTTATAAGAGCGTCGATTTCTCATGCTTTTTCCAAGGCCTGGCCAACGAAACATTCTGGATCGACACTTACAAAACGGCGCCGTTTATTCACTACAATGACCAAAATATCGGTTGGGACGATAATGTGATCACCAACAACGCGCTTCTGAAAGTGTACGCCGACAGCCATTGGTCAGAGGAAGACAGAAACCTTTACGCTACGTGGCCGAGGCTTTCCGACGAGCCGATCAACAACAATATGCAGCGCAGTACTTGGTTTATGCGCGACGGCTCGTTTATGCGACTCAAATCATTGGAAGTCGGTTACTCGTTTCCCGAAAAGTTGATGGAACGTTGGCGCATGAAAAAGCTGAGGGTGTATTTGAGCGGAGTCAACCTTATGACTTTCAGTAATTTCAAACTGTGGGATCCGGAAATGGGTGGCAACGGCTTGGGGTACCCCGTGCAGAAAGTGTTGAACGCTGGTATTCAGCTGAATTTTTAA
- a CDS encoding DUF5000 domain-containing lipoprotein codes for MNIRKLSALICSLSLLIFGCGEENSYDPISNDGKAPASVTLVETVALPGAAEIRFGTPSDPDLLYVKAVYSHDGGKTQNEVKASLYDRKLLIQGFGEVKEYKIKLYAVDRGENESKPLEVSVTPLEAPVYRVAKSVKMIEDFGGVRYTWDNEDQAPVIVSIFAQDTLGRMENVETIYTDDAEGMYNIRGYDPDPIRVAVLVRDRWDNFSDTIKVEGETLTPLFEEQFDRKLYKPLNLDNDPDWNAWEGNEKNSFDGDINTFNHTWAGSGWPATITMDLGQTVKLSRFRLWQRQNFPYYHGNLKRYEIFGRLDEPPMDGSWDGWIKLRDCESRKPSGLPGTQETNEDVAHRKAGDEFSIPLEASNVRYIRLKITETWGGTTFCHFSEIAFYGRKVE; via the coding sequence ATGAACATTAGAAAACTATCGGCTTTGATATGCTCTTTGTCGCTGTTGATATTCGGTTGCGGAGAGGAAAATAGCTACGATCCGATATCAAACGACGGCAAAGCGCCCGCCAGCGTGACATTGGTGGAAACAGTAGCCTTGCCCGGCGCTGCGGAAATACGTTTCGGAACCCCTTCGGATCCGGACCTGCTGTACGTAAAGGCGGTCTATTCGCATGACGGCGGAAAGACGCAAAACGAAGTGAAAGCGTCGCTTTACGATCGCAAATTGCTGATCCAGGGTTTTGGAGAGGTCAAGGAATATAAAATAAAGCTATACGCCGTTGACAGGGGCGAAAACGAATCCAAGCCCTTGGAAGTGAGCGTAACGCCTCTGGAAGCTCCCGTTTACAGAGTCGCCAAAAGCGTCAAGATGATCGAAGACTTCGGTGGCGTGCGCTATACTTGGGACAACGAGGACCAAGCGCCGGTAATCGTTTCCATCTTCGCCCAAGACACTTTGGGAAGAATGGAAAACGTAGAGACAATCTATACCGACGACGCCGAAGGTATGTACAACATCCGGGGTTATGATCCCGATCCGATCCGTGTCGCGGTGTTGGTTCGCGACCGTTGGGACAATTTTTCGGATACCATAAAAGTGGAAGGCGAGACTCTGACGCCTTTGTTCGAAGAGCAGTTTGACCGGAAGCTTTACAAACCTCTGAATCTGGACAACGACCCGGACTGGAACGCTTGGGAAGGCAATGAGAAAAACTCGTTTGACGGCGATATCAATACCTTTAATCACACTTGGGCTGGCTCCGGATGGCCGGCGACTATAACAATGGATTTGGGACAAACCGTTAAGCTGAGCCGTTTCCGCCTTTGGCAAAGACAGAATTTCCCTTATTACCACGGAAACCTGAAGCGTTACGAGATTTTCGGCCGTTTGGACGAGCCGCCAATGGACGGTAGCTGGGACGGTTGGATCAAACTTCGGGATTGTGAATCCAGAAAACCGTCAGGTCTGCCGGGAACGCAGGAGACGAACGAGGACGTGGCCCACAGAAAGGCCGGCGACGAATTCTCAATTCCGCTCGAGGCGTCAAACGTCCGTTACATCCGCCTAAAGATTACCGAAACTTGGGGAGGCACAACCTTCTGCCATTTTTCCGAAATCGCTTTTTACGGAAGGAAAGTCGAATGA
- a CDS encoding sigma-70 family RNA polymerase sigma factor: MGNTYTLYEKIEEERFLDANDSKLVENVYRKYSAPLRSYGLKFCGKPDMVEDAIHDVFVDLWSRAKKLRQLEHPKAYLYRALRNEIITKQKRAIRFVLSPDTSQSGLFPLEIDRETALIKSEIQEETLNRLQEGLASLSENQREILFLRFNAGLSYEQIAETMAIRQQSALNLTHRAIKKLRSQVPEPVLIWIIATQLLR; the protein is encoded by the coding sequence ATGGGAAACACTTACACGCTATACGAGAAAATCGAAGAGGAGAGATTCCTTGACGCCAACGATTCCAAACTGGTCGAGAACGTGTACCGTAAGTATTCCGCACCTTTGCGTTCATACGGCCTCAAGTTCTGCGGCAAACCGGATATGGTGGAAGACGCCATACACGACGTGTTCGTAGATCTATGGTCAAGAGCCAAGAAGCTACGCCAACTTGAACATCCCAAAGCCTATTTATATCGAGCACTCCGCAACGAGATTATCACCAAGCAAAAAAGGGCCATAAGATTTGTCTTGTCGCCAGACACCTCACAATCCGGGTTGTTCCCACTGGAGATTGACCGCGAGACAGCCCTTATCAAAAGCGAAATACAGGAAGAAACGCTTAACCGGCTACAGGAAGGTTTGGCTTCGCTAAGCGAGAACCAACGCGAAATACTTTTTCTGCGCTTTAACGCAGGCCTTAGCTACGAGCAAATAGCCGAAACAATGGCTATTCGCCAACAATCCGCCCTTAATCTAACTCACCGGGCCATCAAAAAGCTACGCTCTCAAGTACCTGAGCCTGTTTTGATCTGGATTATCGCCACTCAACTTCTCAGATAG
- a CDS encoding FecR family protein — MGDPKEKEYSIEDMVLSEDFRRWILEGENNEWGNYAGADKDRQAKLDEASRLVRGLKFKEEEDTPVISAQTFVRVRRTVLAKAKRRRLYRRVASYAASMILVGSLTFWFSRQPLHIENVLPVAKTIQNYYMAERGTMNVVRLTDGSTVWINAESNLSFEMDSLGRRAVLSGEAFFSVLPDKDRPFKVICSGVETVVLGTEFNVNGRNGKVSVALFEGKVSVHRTEDKDEVTLFPGKKIVFSPVAHNYRVTGFDPDVEGGWRYGIIKCVSSPVRDIFERLSRIYNVEFVVAPGVDLDVAYSGSFSNLPLKTVLEGISYSANFEFEMDGDRVLIR; from the coding sequence ATGGGAGATCCGAAAGAGAAGGAATACAGTATTGAGGACATGGTATTGTCCGAAGATTTCCGGCGATGGATTTTGGAAGGGGAGAACAATGAGTGGGGAAATTATGCGGGCGCCGACAAAGATCGCCAAGCGAAGTTGGATGAGGCGTCGAGATTGGTGCGAGGCCTGAAATTTAAGGAAGAGGAAGATACTCCCGTCATTTCCGCACAAACCTTTGTTAGGGTTAGACGTACCGTTTTGGCCAAAGCCAAGCGAAGAAGGCTGTACCGGAGAGTAGCCTCTTATGCGGCGAGTATGATTTTGGTGGGTAGCCTGACATTTTGGTTTTCGCGCCAGCCTTTGCATATCGAGAACGTTTTGCCGGTGGCGAAAACTATCCAGAACTATTATATGGCCGAACGCGGTACCATGAACGTGGTTCGGCTAACAGACGGATCCACGGTATGGATAAACGCCGAATCGAACCTGAGTTTTGAGATGGATTCGTTGGGGCGTCGTGCCGTTTTGAGCGGTGAGGCGTTTTTTTCTGTATTGCCTGATAAGGATAGGCCGTTTAAAGTGATTTGTTCCGGAGTGGAGACTGTGGTGTTGGGAACGGAGTTTAACGTAAACGGTCGAAACGGCAAAGTGAGCGTAGCTTTGTTCGAGGGTAAAGTTAGCGTACACAGGACTGAGGACAAGGATGAGGTGACGCTTTTTCCGGGCAAAAAGATAGTTTTTAGCCCTGTCGCTCACAACTACAGAGTCACCGGTTTCGATCCTGATGTGGAGGGCGGATGGCGTTACGGCATAATCAAATGCGTATCGTCGCCGGTGCGCGATATTTTCGAGCGTTTGTCAAGAATCTATAACGTTGAGTTTGTGGTGGCTCCGGGGGTTGACTTGGATGTCGCCTATTCGGGTAGTTTCAGTAATTTGCCGTTGAAAACGGTATTGGAAGGCATTAGCTATTCGGCCAATTTTGAATTTGAGATGGATGGGGATCGGGTATTGATCCGCTGA